A portion of the Pseudarthrobacter defluvii genome contains these proteins:
- a CDS encoding WhiB family transcriptional regulator, whose amino-acid sequence MGQAERIQEDAVVAGQATAKYRARGVPSDWYVDPADPDAADRYNRNSTSVLEDQATAFLAAHEALLDGGAEPEDDLDPPMELAAAGTTQPVWIGLPLQQDFDDEGELGWQTDALCAQTDPEAFFPEKGGSTRDAKKVCGACNVRSQCLEYALANDERFGIWGGLSERERRRLRKRAI is encoded by the coding sequence GTGGGGCAAGCAGAGCGTATCCAGGAAGATGCCGTCGTGGCCGGTCAGGCAACGGCAAAGTACCGTGCACGGGGGGTGCCGAGCGATTGGTACGTGGATCCCGCTGATCCTGATGCTGCGGACAGGTACAACAGGAATTCCACCAGCGTCCTTGAGGACCAGGCAACCGCGTTCCTTGCAGCGCACGAGGCCCTCCTCGACGGCGGCGCTGAGCCGGAAGATGACCTGGATCCGCCCATGGAGCTGGCTGCTGCCGGTACCACCCAGCCGGTATGGATCGGGCTGCCGCTGCAGCAGGATTTCGACGACGAAGGCGAGCTGGGCTGGCAGACGGACGCTCTGTGCGCCCAGACGGACCCGGAAGCCTTCTTTCCCGAAAAGGGCGGCTCCACCCGCGATGCCAAGAAGGTCTGCGGTGCCTGCAATGTACGGTCGCAGTGCCTGGAGTACGCGCTGGCCAATGACGAACGGTTCGGCATCTGGGGAGGCCTTTCCGAGCGTGAGCGCCGGCGGCTTAGGAAGCGAGCAATCTAA
- a CDS encoding glycosyltransferase family 2 protein → MVAHNGSAYLPRTLSALASQTRPVDRAVGVDTGSGDDSCRLLQEALGEADVLSYPRSKGGMGAAVSAALAELVPVHGDRDGGRTEWIWLLHDDAAPAPEALAELLGAVERAPSVTVAGCKQLDWHSPRRLIDVGLSTSRWAERLTLIDADEMDQGQYDGRTDTFAVNSAGMLVRRDVWDQLGGFDPALPGSGDDVDFCWRNRLAGHRVVVVPAARMLHVAHRPHALGNPSAARKAQVHLRLKHSPLWMVPVHGIGALLGSLFKLVLSIVVKDPGHGISQLFATCAALGRPGAVAKARRAAKRTRRIRRSVIRKLQTPRREVWSHRRSLMEALGSDGSGADLVQDPLAHQPTGDAADDFAALATTKRGWVGNGALAAVIIASVASLLALAGLFRAGAVTGGALIPVSAGLGDIWHNASSWWISLGAGLPGRGDPFDYVLWIIGVLGGGDANPAMAWLLLLGAPLSGLTAWFAAGGLTVRRRLRLVAALFWAAAPALQAALNQGRAGALIAHVMLPLVVLGLLRATGSAVGHGRFNAGASPGHTSSEQPPAKAGINGMPSWTAAAAAGLALAVTTAAAPSLLAPAAVAIVLCGLLLGRRGRTVWWALLPAAALFIPFVLSTLDRPRAILADPGLPLGFDAAPLWQQVLGQPLSFDPAAGLQGLSAFTGGTVPWALLLALLIAGPVLALAIVGLFSAGRRARISRCLWIVALAALAAGWFTSHVATGFNAGVLVTPFTGPAVSAASFALLGAALLGSEQLLSTADRASGIAAKTGRAARAGLALGLVVVLAGPLAGMAAWSAQNLLRPAGTGAAQATASQGSVVAPAPAGSGNGGALGTPRLVEASTGRSLPATAVDRGNGPEQTRTLLLSTGEDGTFNASLMRGAGTTLDSLSAIASARNIIGAPGAEEVRGDDDVTSAVRRVVATLVAGQGVDPRADLEQLGVGFVVLRAADTAAQLTASRMDAVPGLVAVGQTDVGWLWRISPLNQPVLQAADVAHRVRIVDPRGAATTLVDSGTDDVNAAVPAGPEGRLVVLAERADPGWSAWLDGRKLTSTTDGWSQAFTLPASAGQLTVRYENPWSFWAAAAQITVIGLTVILAIPMPARRPRTGISRDEGSLRKEHQHA, encoded by the coding sequence GTGGTTGCCCACAACGGCAGTGCTTATCTGCCTAGGACCCTTTCAGCCCTGGCGTCACAAACCCGGCCCGTTGACCGTGCCGTGGGTGTGGACACGGGGTCCGGCGACGACTCCTGCCGCCTCCTGCAGGAGGCTTTGGGTGAAGCCGACGTTCTCAGCTATCCCCGGAGCAAAGGCGGCATGGGCGCCGCCGTCTCCGCTGCGCTCGCGGAGTTGGTTCCCGTCCACGGGGACCGGGACGGTGGCAGGACCGAGTGGATCTGGCTGCTGCATGACGATGCCGCGCCCGCGCCCGAGGCCCTCGCCGAACTCCTGGGCGCCGTGGAGCGTGCGCCCTCGGTCACCGTTGCCGGCTGCAAGCAACTGGACTGGCATTCGCCGCGAAGACTGATCGATGTAGGTCTTTCCACCAGCCGGTGGGCCGAGCGTCTAACCCTTATCGACGCCGACGAAATGGACCAGGGCCAGTACGACGGCCGCACCGATACTTTTGCCGTCAATTCCGCAGGCATGCTGGTGCGCCGGGACGTCTGGGACCAGTTGGGCGGCTTCGACCCCGCCTTGCCGGGAAGCGGGGACGACGTCGACTTCTGCTGGCGGAACCGCCTTGCAGGCCACCGTGTGGTGGTGGTTCCCGCAGCCCGGATGCTCCATGTGGCGCACCGTCCGCATGCCCTTGGAAACCCCTCGGCGGCGCGCAAGGCCCAGGTTCACCTGCGCCTGAAGCACAGTCCGCTCTGGATGGTGCCTGTCCATGGCATCGGTGCCTTGCTGGGCAGCCTTTTCAAGCTGGTCCTGAGTATCGTCGTCAAGGACCCGGGCCACGGGATTTCCCAGCTCTTCGCCACGTGCGCCGCATTGGGCAGGCCCGGCGCCGTGGCCAAGGCGCGCCGGGCGGCCAAACGGACACGGCGAATCCGCCGGTCGGTCATCCGTAAGCTGCAGACGCCCCGCCGCGAGGTGTGGAGCCACCGCCGGTCGCTGATGGAAGCGCTGGGATCCGACGGCTCCGGTGCCGACCTCGTGCAGGATCCGTTGGCGCACCAGCCCACCGGTGACGCTGCAGACGATTTCGCCGCCCTGGCCACTACAAAACGCGGCTGGGTGGGCAACGGTGCCCTGGCCGCCGTCATCATCGCATCCGTGGCCTCGCTCCTTGCACTCGCAGGACTGTTCCGGGCCGGAGCCGTAACCGGCGGCGCCCTGATTCCTGTCTCCGCGGGCCTGGGGGACATCTGGCACAACGCCTCCAGTTGGTGGATCAGCCTGGGAGCGGGCCTTCCCGGCCGCGGCGATCCCTTCGACTACGTGCTATGGATCATCGGAGTCCTGGGCGGCGGCGATGCCAACCCCGCCATGGCATGGCTGCTCCTGCTCGGTGCCCCGCTGTCCGGCCTCACCGCATGGTTCGCGGCCGGCGGGCTGACCGTACGCCGCCGGCTCCGCCTGGTGGCGGCGCTCTTTTGGGCAGCGGCTCCCGCTCTCCAGGCCGCACTCAACCAGGGGCGGGCGGGCGCCCTGATTGCGCACGTCATGCTGCCGCTGGTGGTACTGGGCCTGCTGCGGGCTACGGGCTCCGCGGTGGGCCACGGCCGGTTCAACGCCGGCGCATCACCTGGACACACTTCCAGCGAACAGCCCCCGGCCAAGGCAGGGATCAACGGCATGCCTTCTTGGACCGCGGCGGCAGCTGCGGGCCTGGCCCTGGCGGTCACTACCGCTGCGGCGCCCTCCCTGCTGGCCCCGGCTGCCGTAGCCATCGTGCTCTGCGGCCTGCTGCTGGGACGGCGGGGGCGCACGGTGTGGTGGGCGCTGCTGCCTGCCGCAGCTCTGTTTATCCCGTTTGTGCTGTCCACACTCGACAGGCCGCGCGCCATCCTGGCCGATCCCGGACTGCCGCTGGGGTTCGACGCGGCTCCGCTGTGGCAGCAGGTCCTGGGCCAGCCCCTGTCATTCGACCCCGCAGCCGGCCTTCAAGGACTGTCCGCCTTCACCGGCGGGACCGTGCCCTGGGCCCTCCTGCTGGCGCTGCTCATCGCGGGGCCGGTGCTGGCCCTTGCCATCGTGGGACTATTCAGCGCAGGACGCCGTGCCCGGATCTCCCGATGCCTCTGGATTGTGGCGCTTGCCGCCTTGGCCGCTGGTTGGTTCACCAGCCACGTCGCCACCGGATTCAACGCCGGCGTCCTGGTGACGCCTTTCACCGGTCCGGCGGTGTCCGCCGCGTCCTTTGCCCTCCTTGGGGCGGCACTCCTCGGATCCGAGCAACTCCTGTCCACGGCGGACCGGGCATCAGGTATCGCGGCCAAGACTGGAAGGGCAGCGCGTGCAGGCCTGGCACTGGGCCTGGTAGTGGTGCTGGCCGGGCCGCTGGCCGGGATGGCTGCCTGGTCGGCGCAGAACCTTTTGCGTCCTGCCGGGACAGGCGCGGCCCAAGCCACCGCATCCCAGGGAAGCGTCGTTGCCCCCGCGCCAGCGGGTTCCGGAAACGGGGGAGCCCTGGGCACGCCGCGTCTGGTGGAAGCCTCCACCGGACGCTCCCTGCCCGCCACTGCCGTTGACCGCGGGAACGGGCCTGAACAGACCCGGACTCTCCTGCTCAGCACTGGAGAAGACGGCACCTTCAACGCGTCGTTGATGCGGGGTGCAGGTACCACGCTGGACAGTCTCTCCGCCATCGCCTCTGCGCGGAACATCATCGGTGCGCCAGGTGCCGAGGAGGTGCGTGGCGACGACGACGTCACTTCGGCTGTCCGCCGCGTGGTGGCCACCCTTGTAGCGGGGCAGGGCGTGGATCCGCGCGCCGACCTGGAACAGCTCGGGGTTGGGTTCGTGGTGCTCCGTGCCGCGGACACCGCAGCCCAGCTCACCGCCAGCCGGATGGATGCCGTCCCGGGGCTTGTCGCCGTGGGACAGACCGACGTGGGCTGGCTCTGGCGCATCAGCCCACTGAACCAGCCGGTTCTGCAGGCTGCTGACGTGGCCCATCGCGTCCGCATCGTGGATCCCCGGGGCGCGGCCACCACCTTGGTCGACTCCGGAACTGACGACGTCAATGCCGCCGTCCCTGCGGGGCCGGAAGGCCGGCTGGTGGTCCTTGCAGAGCGGGCCGATCCCGGGTGGAGCGCCTGGCTCGACGGCCGGAAGCTGACCTCCACCACCGACGGCTGGTCCCAGGCCTTCACGCTCCCGGCGTCGGCCGGCCAGCTGACGGTCCGTTACGAGAACCCGTGGTCGTTTTGGGCTGCCGCCGCCCAGATCACGGTGATCGGGCTGACTGTCATCCTGGCAATCCCCATGCCGGCCCGGCGCCCGCGGACAGGTATCTCGCGCGACGAGGGCTCCCTGCGTAAGGAACACCAACATGCATGA